AGCGGCATGGTGGTCGAAGACCGTCGACGAAATCTACACACGCATCCCGGATTTCGCCGGCTTTGTTGTGAAAGCGGATTCAGAGGGACGCCCCGGTCCTTCACACTATGACCGCACTCCAGCCGAAGCGGCGAATGTGCTGGCACGTCCACTGCAGAAGCATGGCGGCATCGTGCTCTATCGCGGCTTCGTCTACAACCACCACCTGGACTGGCATGACCTCAAGGCCGATCGCGCACGGGCCGGATACGATAACTTCCATGCGCTCGATGGTAAGTTCGAGCCGAATGTCGTGCTGCAAATCAAGCATGGGCCCATCGACTTCCAGGTGCGGGAGCCGGTCTCTCCGCTCTTCGCTGCGATGCGGCACACCTCGCAAACCGTAGAGCTGGAAATCACCCAGGAATACACGGGCCAGCAGCGCCACATGGTTTTCCTGGTACCGATGTGGAAGTGGGCGCTCGACACCGATCTGCGCGCGGAGAACCGCTCTACGCCGCTCAAAGAGATCGTCGAGGGCAGGAGCTTTCATCAACCACTGGGCGGCTTTGTCGCGGTCGCCAATGTCGGCATGGATACGAACTGGCTGCACCATCCGATGGCCATGGCCAATCTCTACGGCTATGGCCGGCTGGCATGGAATCCCGATGAGCCGGCCGAAAAAATTATCGACACCTGGACGCGTCTGACCTTCGGCAACAAGCCGGAGGTAGTGCGCACCATCGACGCGCTGCAGCTCGAGAGCTGGCGCGATTACGAAAACTATACCGGTCCGCTCGGCATTGGCACCTTAACGGATATCATCGGCGTCCATTATGGTCCTGGCGTAGGTTCGGCAGAAAACAACGGCTGGGGACAGTGGTTTCGCGCAGATCGTCAAGGTGTGGGCATGGATCGCACCGTAGCCACCGGAACAGGCTACATCGGCCAGTATCCGCCGCAGCTGGCGGCCATCTACGAGTCGCTCAAAACCTGCCCCGATGATCTGTTGCTGTTCATGCATCACGTGCCGTATACCTACCGCCTGCACAATGGCGATACAGTCATCCAGCATATCTACAACAGCCACTATGAAGGCGCAGCGGCCGTCGCAACCTATGCGCCACGCTGGCTGGCCTTGAAGCCGGATATCGACCCGGAGCGCTTCGAAAAGGTGCTGGAGCTGTTTCATTACCAGGCCGGACATGCCATCGTCTGGCGCGATGCCGTGAACACATGGTTCCACACCATATCCGGCATCCCCGACGAGCTCCATCGCGTAGACAATTTCCCCGATCGCATGGAAGCCGAGTCAATGCAGGCCGATGGCTACCGCACTGTAGCCGTCACTCCGATAGAAACCGCATCCGGCGGGCATGCGGTCGAGTGTGAACAAGGCTCAGGGTGCTCGCTCAGCGCAAAAGCCGGACGCAGCGGTGAGTATCGCATTGCGGTGCAGTACTTCGATCTGCGGGAGGGCAACGCACACTTCACCCTGCTGGTAAACGGAGCTCCTATCGCCGCATGGACAGCGGATGACACGCTGCCCCCGGCTTCGAACGACCTGAAGCTCGATGGCCATACCAGCACCCGCTACACAACCATGCCGGTTCTGCTGCATCCCGGCGACACAATCACACTGCGCGGAATGCCGGACGGCAAGGATCCCGCCGCTATCGACTATCTCTCTTTCCTGCCTGCCGGAAAGCAGGCGACAGACACGGCTTCTGCAACTACCATGCGATAGCGCAAAGATTCACCCCTTTTTCCACGCTCATAACCGTTGCGTCTTCTCATCCCTTGCCCACGCAAAACGATGGAGTTTCGAATGCGATCTGTCTATGGTGTTCTTTTTCTGGCTGCAGCTCTGCTCTCTGCGGCAGCGCAGGAACCTGCCTATAAAAACCCGGCGCTGCCGGCCGAGGAGCGTGCGGCAGACCTGGTGCACCGCATGACGCTGGAAGAGAAGGTGGGGCAGATGGGCTCCGCTGCGCACGCCATTCCACGGCTCGACGTCCCCGCCTATAACTACTGGAATGAAGCGCTGCACGGCGTAGCCCGTTCCGGCTATGCCACCATGTTTCCGCAGGCCATCGGCATGGCCGCTACCTGGGACGCACCGCTCCTCCATCAAGTTGGCGATGCGATTGCCACCGAGGCGCGCGCGAAGAACTCCGAAGCCCTGCGCCACGGCAATCACGATATCTACTTCGGACTCACCTTCTGGTCTCCGAACATCAATATCTTCCGCGATCCGCGCTGGGGACGCGGCCAGGAGACCTACGGAGAAGATCCCTTCCTCACCGGCACGCTGGGCGTGAACTTTATTCGTGGCCTGCAGGGCGATGATCCGCACTATTACAAGGTGATCGCCACACCGAAACACTTTGCCGTGCATTCCGGCCCGGAAAACATACGTCATAAATTCGATGTCACACCCACGCGGCATGACTTGTGGGACACCTATCTGCCACAGTTCCGTATGGCCATCGTCGACGGCAAGGCTGACTCGATTATGTGCTCCTACAACGCAGTGGATGGCGCACCTGCGTGCGGCAGCACCATGCTGCTTCAGCAGGTGCTCCGCCAGGACTGGGGCTTTCATGGATTTGTTACCTCCGACTGCGGCGCCATCGATGACTTCTTCAAGCCCAATACCCACCAGACCGAACCCGATGCGGAACATGCCGACCGCGATGCGCTGCTGGCCGGCACGGACACCAACTGCGGCGCCACATACGAGCACCTGGGCGATGCCGTCCGGCAGGGGCTGATCCAGGAAGCAGATATCGACCGGAGCCTTATCCGCCTCTTCACCGCACGCATGGAGCTGGGCCTCTTCGACCCGCCAGCCACAGTGCCCTACGCGCAGACTCCCTTCAGCGCCGTGCACTCTCCGGAGAACGTCGCGGTCGCACAACGCACAGCGGAAGAGTCGATGGTGCTGCTCAAGAATGATGGCATTCTGCCTCTCGCCTCTGGGCGTTTCCGTCACATCGCGGTCGTCGGACCGAATGCAGCAATGCTTTCTTCTCTCGAAGGCAATTACAACGGCACGCCCTATGATCCTCAACTCCCCGTCGATGCTATCCGCCGCACACTGACCGCTGCCAGTGTGCGCTATGCGCCGGGCGCCCCTTTTGTCGATGGTTTCATGCTGCCCGTGCCGCGCACCATGCTGCATCCGTCTCCGAACTCAAAGGAAGAAGGACTGAAGGCGGAGTACTTCGCCTCACCGTCGCTGAGCGGCACACCGCTGCTGACACGCATCGACCCCGGAATCGACTTCAACTGGAGCGGCGTGAATCCGCTGCCGCAGCATCCCTCCACTGGCTTTGCCGTGCGCTGGACAGGCACGCTGACACTGCCCGCCGCAGGAGAATACCAGTTCCAGCTCAGCGCCGGTCCCTGTAATCACTGCGCCTACGAGCAAAGCTACACCGTGCGGATCGATGGTCAGGTGGTCACCGAAGCGAAAGCACTTCCGGAGGGCACAGAGACAGGCCCCGTGCAGGTGAATGGCACAACGGGACTTCCCCAGGAGAGCCATCAGCAGCGCCCGACGAAATTTGCATTCAAGGCAGATAAGGCTGGAGCCCACACCATCGAAGTCGACTTTGTCCGCTCGAGCGCGGAGCATGGCACGGGGATCACACTGTCCTTCATGCCGCCTGCGGAACAGCTCCTGCAGCACGCCATCGAGACAGCACGCGACTCCGATCTCGTCATCGCCATGCTCGGACTCACGCCGACGCTCGAAGGCGAAGAAATGCCCATCAACCTGCAGGGATTTCAAGGCGGCGACCGCACCGATGTAGCGCTACCTGCAGCTCAGGAGAAACTGCTCGAGGCGCTGACGGCTCTGGGCAAGCCAGTGGTCGTCGTGCTGCTCAACGGATCGGCACTCGCAGTGAACTTTGCCGAACAGCACGCGAATGCCATCCTCGAAGCATGGTATCCGGGAGAAGCTGGCGCGCAGGCCATCGCCGATACATTGACCGGAGCCAATAATCCCGGTGGCCGCCTTCCGATCACCTTTTATCGTTCCATCAACGACCTCCCGTCCTTTACCGACTACACCATGAAAGGGCGCACCTATCGCTATTTCGCAGGCGATCCGCTCTT
The Silvibacterium dinghuense DNA segment above includes these coding regions:
- a CDS encoding alpha-glucuronidase family glycosyl hydrolase encodes the protein MRRVLLLLAMLLPLSLAAEDGHAGWLRYARLSAQDAQAYASLPQIISVEGSSQVDRCAAQELAHGLSSMLGHPFAVAPTAGRNTAHAPAFDLRLASRNDAMPPESYRFKREGNDYVILGADTRGVLYGVFHLLELVATLQPLPKSTTASAPAAPIRWVNQWDNLDGSIERGYAGRSIFFDGGKVRDDLSRVSDYGRLLASIGINGLTVNNVNADLRTLEPEELAGFTRIADELRPWGIRLSLSIDLSSPEVVGHLKTFDPLDPAVAAWWSKTVDEIYTRIPDFAGFVVKADSEGRPGPSHYDRTPAEAANVLARPLQKHGGIVLYRGFVYNHHLDWHDLKADRARAGYDNFHALDGKFEPNVVLQIKHGPIDFQVREPVSPLFAAMRHTSQTVELEITQEYTGQQRHMVFLVPMWKWALDTDLRAENRSTPLKEIVEGRSFHQPLGGFVAVANVGMDTNWLHHPMAMANLYGYGRLAWNPDEPAEKIIDTWTRLTFGNKPEVVRTIDALQLESWRDYENYTGPLGIGTLTDIIGVHYGPGVGSAENNGWGQWFRADRQGVGMDRTVATGTGYIGQYPPQLAAIYESLKTCPDDLLLFMHHVPYTYRLHNGDTVIQHIYNSHYEGAAAVATYAPRWLALKPDIDPERFEKVLELFHYQAGHAIVWRDAVNTWFHTISGIPDELHRVDNFPDRMEAESMQADGYRTVAVTPIETASGGHAVECEQGSGCSLSAKAGRSGEYRIAVQYFDLREGNAHFTLLVNGAPIAAWTADDTLPPASNDLKLDGHTSTRYTTMPVLLHPGDTITLRGMPDGKDPAAIDYLSFLPAGKQATDTASATTMR
- a CDS encoding glycoside hydrolase family 3 C-terminal domain-containing protein, encoding MRSVYGVLFLAAALLSAAAQEPAYKNPALPAEERAADLVHRMTLEEKVGQMGSAAHAIPRLDVPAYNYWNEALHGVARSGYATMFPQAIGMAATWDAPLLHQVGDAIATEARAKNSEALRHGNHDIYFGLTFWSPNINIFRDPRWGRGQETYGEDPFLTGTLGVNFIRGLQGDDPHYYKVIATPKHFAVHSGPENIRHKFDVTPTRHDLWDTYLPQFRMAIVDGKADSIMCSYNAVDGAPACGSTMLLQQVLRQDWGFHGFVTSDCGAIDDFFKPNTHQTEPDAEHADRDALLAGTDTNCGATYEHLGDAVRQGLIQEADIDRSLIRLFTARMELGLFDPPATVPYAQTPFSAVHSPENVAVAQRTAEESMVLLKNDGILPLASGRFRHIAVVGPNAAMLSSLEGNYNGTPYDPQLPVDAIRRTLTAASVRYAPGAPFVDGFMLPVPRTMLHPSPNSKEEGLKAEYFASPSLSGTPLLTRIDPGIDFNWSGVNPLPQHPSTGFAVRWTGTLTLPAAGEYQFQLSAGPCNHCAYEQSYTVRIDGQVVTEAKALPEGTETGPVQVNGTTGLPQESHQQRPTKFAFKADKAGAHTIEVDFVRSSAEHGTGITLSFMPPAEQLLQHAIETARDSDLVIAMLGLTPTLEGEEMPINLQGFQGGDRTDVALPAAQEKLLEALTALGKPVVVVLLNGSALAVNFAEQHANAILEAWYPGEAGAQAIADTLTGANNPGGRLPITFYRSINDLPSFTDYTMKGRTYRYFAGDPLFGFGYGLSYTTFSYANVHASTKHLAAGQPLVVEADVTNSGKLAGDEVAQLYLLPPDTGNSGLSPLRQLEGFERVHLKPGETRHLRFTLHARELSEVDAHGARSVQAGAYQIYVGGSQPSSSSLHTQYANFNIEGSADVAH